One segment of Cololabis saira isolate AMF1-May2022 chromosome 9, fColSai1.1, whole genome shotgun sequence DNA contains the following:
- the tcn2 gene encoding transcobalamin-2: MLPLVIIAGLLAFVSSKPCDTAGSHHALLLSLNQNLLRSLEGQEGLPNPSVHLGLRLSDYHNLDKESEHLNKLKNDLHDDIQSSLTNNQPVVGSLALYSLALKSSCYDLNTITFTVSESSKTLLTHLKKQMELERENIAFSHRPLTNYYQYSLGLLALCVSGVRVNIHDSHKLIKAVEHELFKHGDAESVDTYAMAGMALQCVKDSGFYAHNAVELDTALSNIKQKLLASRRADGHIGNEFSTGLAVQALLAMGVEVSGCAASMEAMRTSARGNIYHNPMAISQVLPALHKKSYLTLRRKDCLNEDNSLVLEPVDPVVVLPSETKVKMMVEVVMLSGAAAVYSVDVPKGSSLLEGLELLKGKNPGFTFEKESSLWGPYLSVVNGEQARQSDRRYWNLSSDGTALTEGIVDFKIEAAQKITIKNTGY; this comes from the exons ATGCTGCCTTTGGTCATAATTGCAGGCCTGTTGGCGTTTGTCTCCAGTAAACCATGCG ATACCGCAGGATCCCATCATGCGCTGCTCCTGTCACTCAACCAAAACCTCCTTCGCTCTCTGGAGGGACAGGAAGGACTTCCCAACCCCAGTGTCCACTTGGGGCTGCGTCTTTCTGATTACCACAATCTTGACAAGGAGAGCGAACATCTCAATAAACTTAAAAATGATTTGCATGATGACATTCAAAG CTCACTCACGAACAACCAGCCTGTTGTTGGCTCCCTGGCTCTGTACAGTCTGGCTTTGAAATCCTCCTGTTATGACCTGAACACCATCACTTTCACGGTCAGCGAGAGTAGCAAGACGCTGCTGACTCACCTGAAGAAGCAGATGGAACTAGAGAGAGAGAATATTGCTT TCAGCCACCGCCCTTTGACCAACTATTACCAGTACAGTCTGGGATTGCTTGCTCTTTGTGTGAGCGGCGTTCGGGTCAACATCCATGACAGCCATAAGCTCATCAAAGCAGTAGAACATGAGCTCTTCAAACATGGAGATGCTGAGAGTGTTG ATACCTATGCCATGGCTGGAATGGCGCTCCAGTGTGTGAAGGACTCTGGGTTTTATGCTCACAATGCAGTTGAGCTTGACACGGCTCTCAGTAATATCAAGCAGAAGCTTTTGGCCTCTCGCAGGGCTGATGGTCACATTGGCAATGAGTTCAGTACAGGTCTTGCAGTTCAA GCCTTGCTGGCAATGGGCGTTGAAGTTTCCGGTTGTGCCGCCTCAATGGAGGCCATGAGGACATCTGCCAGGGGCAACATCTACCACAACCCCATGGCCATATCTCAGGTGCTGCCTGCTCTTCATAAAAAATCCTACCTGACACTTAGAAGAAAGGACTGCCTCAATGAAGACA ACTCGTTGGTGTTGGAACCAGTGGATCCTGTGGTGGTTTTGCCAAGTGAGACAAAAGTGAAAATGATGGTGGAAGTGGTGATGCTAAGTGGAGCGGCAGCCGTTTACTCTGTGGATGTGCCAAAGGGCAGCTCTCTGTTGGAGGGCCTTGAACTGCTCAAGGGGAAAAATCCTGGCTTCAC ATTTGAGAAGGAGTCCAGCCTGTGGGGACCTTACTTAAGCGTGGTGAATGGAGAGCAGGCCAGACAGAGTGACCGCAGATACTGGAACCTCTCCTCTGATGGCACAGCACTCACTGAGg GTATTGTCGATTTCAAGATTGAGGCAGCCCAAAAGATAACCATCAAAAACACAGGTTACTGA
- the spaw gene encoding southpaw, translating to MEARMLTIFCIFYFCSFGAVFSAQAHRFHSHLQRSSAHRNLSTSPRSRYPQYMMQLYRSFRTADSISAQAVNIFTTQSDKSSVHGFDSVLSLAAKGCHQVGDRWTLLFDMTSISTSELVQLAELQIRLPAFSASEGATVDLYHSHRENCDPDSTSCQEENVFLGSIDTTPNSKKSSWKVFNVTALLKYWLHKRGDMLSQEASGQSETDHGSGAWDEWKMNDESPLNSLGMRRRKIHHPTKNRVMIVIFSRQNISRESHAAYSLIHAVENSKYVTADRVSSDSQSRRHKRNRVERMRLADGAVPTVAAAAEPVRRPLCRRVDMWVDFEHIGWDEWIVHPKRYNAYRCEGECPTPLDGSFNPTNHAYMQSLLKRHHPEKVSCPSCVPTHLSPLSMLYYENDDLTLRHHEDMIVEECGCH from the exons ATGGAAGCCAGAATGCTGACGATTTTCTGCATATTTTACTTTTGCTCATTTGGAGCTGTTTTCTCAGCTCAGGCCCACAGATTCCACTCGCACCTCCAGAGGAGTTCAGCACACAGAAATCTGTCAACAAGTCCTCGCAGCAGATATCCTCAGTACATGATGCAGCTGTACCGCTCTTTCAGGACGGCCGATTCCATCTCTGCACAGGCTGTCAACATCTTTACCACGCAAAGTGACAAATCATCAGTACATGGCTTTGATTCTGTCCTAAGTTTGGCGGCCAAAG GTTGCCATCAAGTGGGTGACAGATGGACGCTCCTATTTGACATGACATCCATCTCGACAAGTGAGCTTGTCCAGCTGGCAGAACTGCAGATCAGACTGCCGGCCTTCTCTGCCTCTGAGGGGGCCACTGTGGACTTGTATCACTCCCACAGGGAGAACTGTGACCCGGACAGTACGTCATGCCAGGAGGAGAACGTTTTCTTGGGGAGCATTGACACAACACCCAACAGCAAAAAGTCTTCCTGGAAGGTATTTAACGTGACTGCTCTGCTGAAATACTGGCTGCACAAGAGAGGCGACATGCTGAGCCAAGAGGCGTCGGGACAGTCTGAGACGGATCATGGGAGCGGTGCTTGGGATGAGTGGAAGATGAACGACGAATCCCCTTTGAACAGTTTGGGAATGAGGCGTAGGAAAATACACCATCCAACCAAAAACCGAGTCATGATCGTCATCTTCTCCAGACAAAACATCTCCAGAGAAAGCCATGCAGCGTACAGCCTCATTCATGCTGTGGAGAACTCCAAGTATGTGACAGCAGACAGAGTGAGCAGTGACAGCCAAAGCCGCCGCCACAAAAGGAACAGAGTGGAGAGGATGCGACTTGCTGATGGCGCTGTACCAACTGTGGCAGCAGCAGCGGAGCCGGTCCGGAGGCCGCTGTGTCGAAGGGTGGATATGTGGGTAGACTTTGAGCACATCGGCTGGGACGAGTGGATTGTTCATCCGAAGCGCTACAATGCCTATCGCTGTGAAGGAGAGTGCCCTACACCACTAGACGGGTCCTTCAATCCCACTAACCATGCATACATGCAG AGCCTCTTGAAACGTCATCATCCAGAAAAGGTGTCTTGCCCGTCCTGCGTGCCCACGCACCTCAGTCCCCTCTCCATGTTGTACTACGAGAACGATGACTTGACCCTGCGACATCACGAGGATATGATTGTGGAAGAGTGCGGCTGCCACTGA
- the LOC133450505 gene encoding eukaryotic translation initiation factor 4E-binding protein 1-like: protein MSTDCQKTTAKAIPSTRRVTISDADHMPQDYSTTPGGTLFSTTPGGTRIIYDRKFLLGCRTSPVARTPPRGLPSIPGVTSPPSKEPKEKKINGEVVNNNTTVADGSGAGDDAQFEMDI, encoded by the exons ATGTCTACTGACTGCCAGAAGACAACTGCCAAGGCCATCCCGTCCACGAGGAGGGTGACCATCAGCGACGCGGATCACATGCCCCAAGATTACTCCACTACTCCCGGGGGGACCCTCTTCAGCACCACGCCAGGGG GTACTCGGATCATTTACGACCGAAAGTTCCTGCTGGGGTGTCGTACTTCTCCGGTGGCCAGGACTCCTCCTCGAGGTCTGCCAAGCATTCCAGGGGTGACCAGTCCACCATCCAAAGAGCCCAAAGAGAAGAAGATCAATGGAGAAGTAGTGAACAACAACACCACTGTGGCTGATGGGAGCGGTGCTG GTGATGACGCACAGTTTGAAATGGACATCTAG
- the dguok gene encoding deoxyguanosine kinase, mitochondrial, translated as MMSALRRLALLERVCVLKPNIIHPWLNHRSGLMQASNTRGDTCRSFSTTIPAALSHKKRNPGNICSRYLSSSTSDLMSRVKRVSIEGNIAVGKSTFAKLLQSACPHWEVVAEPVSKWQNIESKSSEGTDAAPQTTVSNLLQMMYQDPQRWSYTFQTYSCMSRLRTQLQPPPGHLLHSQTPPVQVYERSVYSDRYIFALNMFELGCINATEWAVYQDWHSLLVEKFGHQVELEGIIYLRASPKKCMERLKRRGRSEEKEVKLDYLEKLHAQHERWLVEKSTEIHFEKLKKIPVLELDAGVEFRSDPEVREHFITKVRDFFNTLS; from the exons ATGATGTCTGCGCTGCGGCGGCTCGCCCTGCTCGAGCGTGTTTGCGTGTTAAAAcctaatataatacatccatggttaaATCACCGCTCGGGTCTGATGCAGGCCAGCAACACTAGGGGGGACACATGTCGCAGCTTCTCCACAACAATCCCAGCGGCTTTGTCTCACAAGAAACGCAATCCTGGCAACATTTGTTCTAGGTACTTGTCAAGTTCAACTTCTGATCTAATGTCTCGAGTGAAGAGAGTTTCAATCGAGGGCAACATAG CTGTTGGAAAGTCGACCTTTGCAAAACTCCTGCAGTCTGCGTGTCCACACTGGGAAGTGGTGGCGGAGCCCGTCAGCAAGTGGCAGAACATCGAGAGCAAGTCCTCAGAG GGCACAGATGCAGCCCCCCAGACAACAGTCAGCAACCTGCTGCAGATGATGTACCAGGACCCTCAGCGCTGGTCTTACACGTTTCAGACATATTCCTGCATGAGTCGGCTGAGGACTCAGCTGCAGCCTCCTCCAGGTCACCTGCTCCACTCCCAGACACCACCTGTCCAGGTGTACGAGCGCTCCGTCTACAGTGACCG ATACATCTTTGCGCTGAATATGTTTGAGCTGGGTTGCATCAATGCCACAGAGTGGGCCGTCTACCAGGACTGGCACTCTCTTCTTGTAGAGAAGTTTGGACACCAGGTGGAGCTGGAGGGCATCATTTACCTCAGAGCTTCACCCAAG AAATGTATGGAGCGTCTGAAGCGCCGGGGAAGGTCGGAAGAGAaggaagtgaaactggactatCTGGAAAAACTTCACGCTCAACATGAGAGATGGCTGGTGGAGAAAAGCACTGA GATACATTTTGAGAAGCTGAAAAAGATACCAGTCTTAGAACTTGATGCAGGTGTGGAGTTCAGGAGTGATCCAGAGGTACGGGAGCATTTTATTACGAAG GTGAGGGACTTCTTTAATACTTTGAGCTGA